TATTGTTGTATCAtgtttcttatgtttttctGGATAGGAATTATATTTCACAAGTACCCAGGACTTGACTGGTAGGAAGTGATTGGAGACAGTGTTCTAGCCGATGTAGGTACAGCCCTCCGCTATCTACCTTATCCCCAACTCAAAACCCTGTGTTGTAGATGCTATCCCTTGGGAACCAGCAGATGAGCTGCTTCGACATTCATGGACGGGGAGCACTGCAAGTACATGAGGATCTCATGAATCATCTCAGCCTCATCTGCTGCCTTTTGGTAATCAGAGCCCCAAAGGTAAAATCACTCCTTTCACTCAAGCTGAGCTCTACCATCACTCTTCTGTATCTGGGGTTTCTGCTAGTGACAATTTGCAGAGCGCAAGCAGTAATACACGTTACAGACCTACAAAGTAGAGACGGCAAAAAGGACCAGGCTCCCTAATGGCTCACTGATAGCATGGGTTGGGTTTTTAATCACTCTCAAGTCAGTAAGAACTGAGGATGTTTGATATAACTGTTGGccttttttgcttatttttctccatttcgTCCTCCTTGAGTTTAAGGAAGTTTGAgaaacatcagtgttttaaatTGGCAAGTTCCTTGCCAAGGAAAGTGAGAGACTATAGTTAACATGGTAAGTAGAAAGGCACTGTATTAAACTGTTtgtaatcactttttttttcccctaatctTTCCTGAAAATTAGTTAGCttgtgtaaaaaaattaaaaactcattttatGATTAGGAATGGTTTATTCATGATGCTACTAAATATTTTCAACTGTTTAAGAATTAAGGACGTAAGTCTACACAGAATACTTTTTTCAATTTGATATGAAAGTATAGAAAGTGATTATAGTTTTATGTATATGAGAATCACCTGATTGCTTAAATTAACCAGTTGCTTCCTGTAAACTTCAAAAGCtacctgaagaaaacaaattaatgctATAGGGTAATTAGGTACTTTAATGATTTATGTGCTTGCCAGGGGCTGGAATAGCAAAATGACAGAACTAAACTGTATAAGAACTATGTGAGGAAGTTTGCATAAGTTGTGAATACATGTGACACAAATCAAACAATCAGAGCAACAAAACTATAAccagaactgcttttttttctatgcagAAGGTATGTTAACACCTCATTCGCAGTTTTTACCACAAACCCCCTGCAACGCAGAAAACTTCCTATAGCTTCAATAAAGTGACTTTAAGTTAGTTTACCTTTGACACCGCTGAGATTACACATTGCAGCAAATACAGAAGACTCCATCTCTATGTTTCTGACGCCAGAATCATAAGCTTCCTTCAAATattgcagtttttcttcttcattataTAAGCAGATTGCACCATCCAACCTGCCCTGTCCTACAAAGTCATTTTGTAGAAATTTTCAGAGTGATGAAGTCACAGAACAAATTCAGTTTCTAAAACACCCAATTATTTCAGTTTCCCCTATACAATACCCAGTTTTTACTATTACTCTTTATTTTTGTGCGCAAGACAAATAGGACAAGGTGATTCTTAGCTACTGCTAGAGCTTCTAcatattacttttattttttataatgtgAATCACAGTAATTTAATTGGTCTTCTCCAGCTTAAATTCTCAAATTCTTAAATGGGAAAATATAAGTAGTAGTTTCCTGCATGTGTGGCATGCGTCAAAATTCAGCAACAACCTTTAAGCTGTATGGAGTGCTGCATTTTTTCTATGTTTAATCATTGTCTAGAAAAGCTGCCAGGCTTGAAAATGCCTTCCTGATGCTACCTTAAAAGGATGAACATTTTATTACTTACAGACTCTCTAAGGTAAGAGATGAAGAGTCTCTTAAGCTAACTAGCTAATactattataatttttttgagaaaactaGTTTATGCAAATTACTCAAGAATAACACCTACagataaaacagcagcaggttATGTACAGTAAAGTTAAATTTCACAGTGTTTTACTCAgtatcttttgttttcaggagaTGTACTCCTAAATTAATGCCCTTGAGCCTGTTCTCAGTTTTTGCTGTATGAGTTGAAAACATTCCTGCCCCGTTTTTTTAGTGTAGCTTGCACCTGTGATTGGTGTCCGAGGAGATACACAAACTGACAGTGTCTGCTTCTGACCAAGCTTGAGCACTATTACAAAGACCATGTGTTCCCTTCTGCGTTGCACCCCTTGTCACCTATTCAGTAACAGCTAGAGAAAGTAGTATCAGGTGCCATCTACACCCTATTCTCGCAAGATTTGAAAGATGTTTGTGAATAGACTTGGGAGATCAGAAAAGCACCTGAATGTCTATATGTTTATCCCAAGTAAGCCTTGGAGGTTTGCCCCTCCTACGTAGCAGCATTGACACAACTCAGCAAAATATTGTCTTCAGTTGCCTGACCACTGCTTTGCTCAAAATGCGCATGGGAAACAAGTTCCAacacttctttcagaaaagatttACTTTAGATACTTaatcagtgcaaaaaaaaaaccaaccccaaaccagcCACAAATAATTCTCACTCCTCTAATCCTCTAGGATGCCTCAGTAAACTACAGAAATTTTGTGACAAACATACCTAACTGATGAGTATGTGAAAAGTGTGTGGTAGACTGTGTATTTCAGAGCATCTATTTAGAGCTGGGGGGAAATAAACCTCCACAAAATTAAAGGTTCAATACAGCAAACTGCTAAGCACAATGCTTGATTTTACATATATGAAAAATGGGTTAATTACAATTGACAAGACAACTCAAACTAGGGAATGCGTTCTGTTCAGTGAACTGGAAccttaatgttaaaatattattcaataTTTATCTATTGCTGCTTACCAATATAATTGTTAGCCTGTCGCCAGCCTTACCTTCATAGAAATCCAAAGTGCACATCGTGTTTCCAATGACTGTATTGAACTGACCGATTTCTTTACTGCACTGCATCAGCTCCTTAGCTAGCTGTTCATCTAGGTTTGTACTGCGAATTACGGTCTTTCCCAGAATAACCTGTTCAAACTGAGGTTTGAAGGTGGCATCTACAGACTGCCTAGTTATAACCACCGAGCCTGGCTCCAGACctgcagtaaaaagaaatagataTAGCTTCACAATGTAGTTAATGCTTTCTTTCCACACACATAAAACATATATCTTGACCCAATCCTGCTTCTTTTAAAGGTGGCAATTTTGCCCTTGAATTCACcgagagaattttttttgtgcatgcCTAGCTGCTTCAGtttattattacaaataatttctgaaagaattaaatttttcctttttcactatATATTCTTTATCATCTCATACTTTTCATACAGGACAGGAATGTCCTTCTCCTCATGTTGTCAGATCTCTTAAGTGCATTTTCTCTATCCAGAGGCAgatattgctttttctttcaaaattacgGAAGCAAAATGATTCATCTCCTGCAGAAAACTGTTCTGACCATCAATCACTTACTTGCAGAGAGACGCTTTGCTCTCCTACAAAGATGCTTTggtttcaagaaaaaaagaaatgaagaggagAAATACCTATTCCACCAGAGGTGCCAATGCGAATAATGGTTATGTTGGAACACTTGGCATGATACAACAGTTTGATCAGCTCGTGCAACATGATTGAAATAGAAGGAATGCCCATACCgtgctgaaatgaaagcagaaattcatATTCGACATTCACATAGACAATGCAAAATATATACGGAAGAAGGAGCTGGAAGTATCTCcttcctgatatttttttccaaatgtcacCTAACTCACTCCTACAAAAACCCTAACCCATGGGCCTACTGAAAGGCTACTGAAAGTAAACAGTCTACCCACTGGCTGTGGTAGACCAAGGATGAAGtacagtatttctaaaaatcgttaattataaaatatttacattctcaAAAGTATAAGCAGTGTCCTTTCCTAATAGTTGACAAATGTACTTCATCACAGAACATTTcttaaacacaggaaaaaccCCATTCTGATTTTTTACCAACCTGAAGTACTAGTGAATAGTTAAGCtaaattttttcaaaacacagacaTCGCGGTTTAGTCACCAAGTTCAGCAAATTTAAGTCCACCTTAACTTGCATGATAATGCAATAATTACAACTCAAAAGAAAGCGTGCAGAATGATACTACAGTTATGCAATTGAAGTATGTAATCGTAACTACAAATTAAAGgtatgaacttttaaaatgcatacatgAGTTGGCAGCACAAGTCCCATGGAATGCTACTCTTAAGCTATGTAAGCGCATTTGACAATGCCACTGCAGATACTTAGCTCTGGATGTGATACAGCCATTTTTTCCAATACCCCACATGCATCGAgtgaccttttttcccccttattcAGGATACAGAACAGGAACAAGGCAACAGTAAGCCTGCTCAAAAAATTTATCAGGCCATTCCTGCAACACCTCAGTGGTACACTAAGGAAAAAGAGGCAAGAAAGGTCTCAGAGATTTGCCATCTAACAAGAAAGGGCTAAAAAGGAATTCTTAATTAGCTGACTGCACTATTTTAAGCATGGCTGATACAAACTTAAAAACCTGACTCCGTCTAttaagtgtttaaaagaaatgtgcatTCACATTTTCTACTTTGAACAGCATCATTGAACTGTGTCCCGTATGTGATTGAGTCAGGTACTTACACTGACTGACAAAACAGGTCCCACTTTGTACATTGCGTAACGGTCAGTTCCCGCACAGATGTTAGGATAGTCACCACCAGGGCTCCCAAGCCCCAGTTCTTCAGCTATGTAGGCGATAAACGCTTTCATCCGTGAAGGACTTCCTCCAACACATACAAACTGGGGTCGACAGtattcaacaaaacaaaatcaaactcATGATTCAGTATATCAAAGAACATGCAAAGATCAACATGAGGATGCAAACACCGTCGGTTAACACAAAGCTATTTCCAGATGTGGTTCTTCTCATAATCATTCTAAAAGGccatgaagaaaaattatagggaaaaaaatccaaaccttCTATATAGCACTCAAATGCATTCAACCTGTTTAAACTAGGAAAAGACAGACACTGGCTTGAAGGCCCCCCAAAAGGGAGCTCTACCTGAATAGAGACTGCAGCATTTGCCTTTTTACTGAATTAAGAGACAGTCAGAAACAATTATCCCCAATTTTGCTTGATATTGGAAGTGACAAGAACCCACAAAATCTTATCCCCTTTCCATTCATTCCTCAATTGGTGGTATGCTGATACATTTAGTCTTATTTTGAAGACAGCTACACTTCCACCTTCTGCAGAAAAGCTTAGGCTTGCTGAATGAAATGAAGTGTCTTACCTTTACATCTCCAAACAATGCTGGAAAATCATGAGTACCAGTCCCAAGAGCAAAATGGTACAGGatgtcttctttcattttctccaggTGAGGGTTGCAGAGATGGATAAAATTCTCTctgccaggacagcagcagtgtGAAATACATAGAGTATATACAAACCCCTACATTGAACAGATGCTATTTTTGCAAAGTCAAGCAGTAAAAGTTGGGAAATGCCACACCTAAGTATGCCTGCACTACCTAATTTTGGTTCCTCATGCATTACATTAAGGAAATCCTAAATTTCATGACCACCTTACATCTCGTAATAAATCACATATGATATTTAACATTCCATTCATTGCACAGGATGAaattgctgaagaaaagctgagacGCTAGGATGCATTTGCAACAGTGCAAACTTTATCTTAAACAATATTAAAGCTGCGAACCATAGTGGGTCTTTATGGTGAGCAGAACAACgggagcaggaccagggaatATTCAATAGACCACCTTACTACATAGATGATCTAtagcaaagctgaaaagcaaactTGACCTCTGTGTTTTGACTGACCCTCCTAGCCAActgagaggtgtgggaagatTTTGGCTTTACAGACAGGCCCAAAGGGGATTTCTGGCAATTTGGCTCATGTAACTCTGTGTCATCcagccaggaagaaaaaactctACAGCATGAGACTGGTAACAAGAGTACAGAGGATCTGAAATaggagagggaagaggcaaATGGAAatctgaagcaaagaaaaaaaaccatggaagagaaaataaaaaggcaagaaaaagggaaagagaggaagaggtaAAAAGAATTCACTTCCTCTTAAGTTGCTTCCTGTGAGGAAGTgatacagcttaaaaaaaaaaaaaaaaattctgaagaacCAGAAAATGAcaaggcaaggaaggaaaactgcACTACTTAGCATGTGGGATCGCCTTCATGGAAAATTTGGTAGTGGACTAACTAAGCAAGCTGAATGATTCATAAAACGTCTGCTTTCCGCGCTTGATGTTTTTAAGTTCAGTTGAAACAGGTAGGAAAAGACTAGTCAATAACCACAGGCTTAAGCAAAATACTGGCCAATACTTCAAAGTAGTTTCTGAGAGATTAAATCAAGCAATAAATACCTTCCAGACACAAGAAGATGACTTAATAGCTTAATGAAGGCTCACTGCAGTCACAGCATGGCTCAGCAAACTCAAACTGCTTTGTCAGAGGAGACAAACAAAAGAGTTTGCCTGGAGTTTATGCAAAAAATTAAGACTTTGCAGGAACAACTCTGAAACCTGAACATAGGCATTCAGTGCTATTTTAGATGTTTTATGTTACCTTGTCTGTCTTCTAATGCCTCTCCAGGAGGGCAGTGCTTTTCTGTAGGTCCTATGTCTTATCTGTCAATCCTGTGCAGGATGTATCGATTACCTTAAGAAGCCTAAGTGGCCTAGATGCCCCTACTGAGGTCACTGAACTGTTcctcagaaagcaaagaaaatagttACAACTCCAATATTCTGAGTATAACAATCGTTTCTGTTCTTGAAATTCTCTCTCCAATGTCACTAACtatccagcagcagctgcacaacCAAAGACAGAGGTATCATCCCAATCCACCCTATTTGTCCCTGCCCACCACAGACTACCACCTTCAGCAACTGAAAAAGCAGCCCAACAAAGCAGGTGGTTCGTTCGCCCCTTCGGCAGTAATCCCTTTCCACCTCCCACATGCCCCATTTGCCTCTCTTCATACAAATCCCGCCTGAGGTAGAACCAAAGGCTTTGGTTGCCTTTGTTCTTCCCTCCGAGAGACCTGTTTGACTCCGGGAGAAATAAAGAGCAGGTTTATGGCTCTTCAGAAAGGTGCAGACAGCCCAGGAGTTTGCCAGCTCATGTAAGCAGAATTCCCAGGCTGCCTCCTCTGAATTattcctgtttggttttgtgggacTCTCTACCCATATTTAATGGGTCATTCACTAACGCAGATCAAATAGCTGGCTGTGCTGATACTTATTGGTATGGCTTTTACATACGAATAGGATATGATCTGAAATCACTTTAGAATTTGTTCTCAGgcaagcaaaaaatatttccttctttatgACAATACCAGCAATAAAAGCTTCTCTCCAGGAAATAAACTGGGAAAAGATGAGGCCTCTATTAAAAGTACCGGGAAATTCATGTGGTATGTGCCAACACCACTGTCCTCGTGCCTGGCCTAAATACAGCTTCCTTCCTCAGCAGTGACAATCTTTCACCTTTCTCATCTCATACCCTACCAGCACCACTCTTCAACCCACCGCCTCACTGCAGCTGGGGGCTGTTACAAACTTGTACTGGTTATCTTCCACCCAGATCTAATTGCAGACTTGGACCCTGGGGTAAAATGGGCAATAAAAGTAAGCATATTACTATGTGTATGTAGGACCAGTGCCATGGATTTACAGCAGAGGCAAAGTTTGCTTGATAAAAATCTTTGGCCTGTAACTCTAAGCAGCAGACAATTTATTCCCCTCACGCTGTTGTAAAGCACCTACAACTTCTGGGTGTTTCAACAAAGCATGAATGTCTGAGGACTAAACATGCGTGTAAAGTTTTACTAAAATAACCTTAAAGTAAGGATTAGAGAAATAGATTGAAATATTTGTTCAAACTATTGAAGCAGGTAGGTCTGGCCATATGCAGCAACCAACGTCAACATTTCAACAGCTCACTggactaaaaaaaataaataaataaaaacatcaccTATGTTTGGAAAAATTCACTGTCGTGATAAATGAAAATGGCTAGCCAGCAAAGGCCTCTGTGTAGGTCTGGTTAAAGCAGATAAGGACTCCATTTGTCAAAACAGCTTCTACTAGATACTTGATGTTATAAGTAATATTTGTATCATAAACTTTATCTTAAACTAAATGAGTATGTTATGAGTTTGCGGAGGAAGGTGAGTGTAAATTTGGGCAAGATAATTCATTTCTGAATCTTACTTTGACGACTGTTCATCAtcagttttcttctcatttgAGACACCAGGAGCCATGTATGCTTCTACCTAgagttatatttaaaaaaatcagatataaGTGCATCAGAATAGTAAATCTGTAAGTATAATAAATAGTAAGtattactaaaataaatagtaaatttGCCATCTGTAAAGCTAGCATCATTAACAGCGATAGAAACCTTCTATATAGATGATACTGTCATGAATATTAAACCCCCAAAATAATCCAGCCACACTACAGCTTTTATGCCTGTAGCAAAATGAGCACCTCCAATTTTTTACAGCCAAGCATTGCCACTGTCAAACCACTGAAGCCCAAACTAACCCCTTGCTAACGTAATCCCCACCTCACCACTACTTCTGTTCTGCGGTATAAGCAACACCTGGCTCAGGGGCCAGAGAGAGGTAAGTCTCCCAGCTAGCTAACTAATCTCTTCCTTCCATACCTCCCACAGCGACAGTGACTGCTGAACTAGCTCTAGCCCCCTTTCACCTCTGGCTCCAGAAGGTCTCCAAAGCTCATCTCTAACTGTCCTGTGCCTGAAACCTGAGTCCAGGAAGCACCTTACTCATAATATCCTCTTCATTAAACTCCTCCTACTGACCTTAAGAGCATTTCTACCTGCCCCAGCCTAAGGGCGAGGAAGACTAAACCAAACAGGACTTCAAAAAGTCACAGCACTCTATCATCCATCTTGAATACCTTGTTTCCTAATCCATTACCCTAACCTATACcaaaaaaattctcctttctgcatTCTCCTTTATATTCAAATAGGCAAATGTATCACTGAGGCTTTGGTGCTGATACGATGACAGAATTATAATTACAGAATGATTCATTTGgtgttattttcagaagttactAAGGCTACGTGACAAAGTTGGTACTTTCTGGGAATGCCCTTACAGGAAGTATTGAATCACAAAGTTTTGCTCTACCTTCCCTTACAAAGGGCCTGGCAGCACATAAATTATAACAGACAGTATTGTAACCCTTAAAAACCCCAGGATTACGCTACAAGGAAATAAATCAGTATTGCAATAGAATTACGTAACacatttgttttggaagaagtgaagaaccaaacaaaataaacctgaagTCTGTCTGTTAAAAGCCACTGAATAAtggaaatgtaataaaatttaTAGGGATtattagttttcttcatttaaaatactagtATTTATTAAATAGACCTAAACTTCACATGTACTAAACGTATACTAGAACCTATGCTCAAGGAGGCAAAGTATAAATGTCGCATTTAAAATCAATTATGCATCCTTACGGTCCTACGATTAGAGTCCGTTACTACAGGGTATCGCTATTATGCCATGTACATTATGGgaaaaatgcataatttcttccaagaaaaCTACAGTGCCGGGAGTCCTAACAACAAGGAGTTAGGAgatgagaagaagaaacagcaaagcGATTTTTTTGTACCTAGATGATAAATGGCTGCAAACGAACTGAGGATATTCATTCGGCTGCTGTTCACGTGGTATTAAGCAACCACGTGATTTTTAACAGTCTTCTTGGTTCTGTAATCCCCCAAGTAACGATGTATTTcaaaaaaccaagaacaaaGTTCTGACAGTCCAAAGGTCCAGAATACCCTCTCCAGCAGTGCCCAACAGGAGATGCCTTGGcaggaacagaagaaaggagCGAGCAGAAAGCAGTTTTCCCCTGGCAGACCCTTCTGGCCATCAGGAAGCAGCTGACAGGCACCCAATTAATATAAAGCTACAAAATTCTCACACTGTCtaaacaaatggaaatttttataGCCACGTCAAAAGTTTCAGCAGCCTTCCGCAGGCAAAGTTAAAACTGATGTTCAAGAGTAACGTGCTCGCAGCAAGACTCAGCTCAAGAAAGGGCGTGGCCCACTTTAACGTGTGTGCAAATCCTCTGACCGGTGTTTTAAAACCACGCAGAGTCCATTATCGTTGctctctctcttatttttttatcccacctccccttttttttttttaaagaaagcctGAGTTAATGGTATCTTTAAGGAAAAGCTCTAGTTTGGTGTTGATCCATCACGAGAAAAACCGAAGTCACTGCAAAATTGACTTTTATACTGTGGTTTCCCCTCTTGCGGCTGTACAACTACAGCTCGCTCACGCCGCACGCCACCGCCCGACGATTTCCCCGGCTCCgcaggcggcggggccggcagccaGCTCCCACCGCTCCAACCTCGGAGGCGGCGGCACCGCCGAAGCGCCCATCCGACGAGACCTcggcgcccgccgccctccccgcggCTTCCCCACCCGCGGGCACCCACGGCGCTGCCGCT
Above is a genomic segment from Ciconia boyciana chromosome 2, ASM3463844v1, whole genome shotgun sequence containing:
- the UPP1 gene encoding uridine phosphorylase 1, which encodes MAPGVSNEKKTDDEQSSKENFIHLCNPHLEKMKEDILYHFALGTGTHDFPALFGDVKFVCVGGSPSRMKAFIAYIAEELGLGSPGGDYPNICAGTDRYAMYKVGPVLSVSHGMGIPSISIMLHELIKLLYHAKCSNITIIRIGTSGGIGLEPGSVVITRQSVDATFKPQFEQVILGKTVIRSTNLDEQLAKELMQCSKEIGQFNTVIGNTMCTLDFYEGQGRLDGAICLYNEEEKLQYLKEAYDSGVRNIEMESSVFAAMCNLSGVKAAVVCVTLLNRLEGDQISSSHDVLVEYQQRPQKLVGYFIKKSLGKV